Proteins found in one Thermodesulfobacteriota bacterium genomic segment:
- a CDS encoding WD40 repeat domain-containing protein: protein MSESKKWDWDTSEELIATTSEWKTKFTRVQEPYVSPDGKKVAAIVRNEDGTYTACVNGEAWENTYENMWNLRFGPDGRLTAIVSEAGEWTLAVDGVPWENKFAYVWDTKFNEDGQTIAVKIQQDTRYGLAVNDQPWENLFEHIGKYVMTPDGQHMAAAVQAVPLGQAEVFKFKDEGTWTVAVNGNAWEKIFTNVWGLDITPDGKHVAAEVRMGLYDYTIAMDGETWAEKFSCAWEPIFRPKISDALAIAPVRAAGKWTLASNGKPVWDSKFVQCWHQTYSPDGRKLAAIVAPSFGQWTVAIDGKPWATTFNELVTDLTFSPDGNRLAAIAKDDGHWKIVVDGTPWPAMYDMVWPPVFSPDGSKVASKVEKGGKYTIALNGKPWRECEALWSPVFSPDGKKVLVRCIEDGKYYRRIVPISEF, encoded by the coding sequence ATGTCCGAATCAAAAAAGTGGGATTGGGATACGAGCGAAGAATTAATCGCGACTACCAGTGAATGGAAGACTAAATTTACCCGGGTGCAAGAGCCGTATGTCAGCCCTGACGGTAAAAAAGTCGCAGCCATAGTAAGAAATGAGGATGGAACTTATACGGCCTGCGTAAATGGAGAGGCCTGGGAGAACACCTATGAAAACATGTGGAACCTGAGATTTGGTCCTGATGGCCGGTTGACGGCTATAGTTTCAGAGGCAGGTGAGTGGACGTTAGCTGTAGATGGTGTGCCCTGGGAGAATAAATTTGCCTATGTATGGGACACCAAGTTCAACGAAGATGGTCAGACCATAGCGGTTAAGATTCAGCAGGACACGCGGTATGGATTGGCGGTTAATGACCAGCCGTGGGAGAATTTATTTGAGCATATCGGCAAGTACGTCATGACGCCGGACGGGCAGCATATGGCCGCGGCAGTACAGGCAGTGCCGCTGGGCCAGGCCGAGGTTTTTAAGTTCAAGGATGAAGGTACCTGGACGGTAGCCGTGAACGGCAATGCCTGGGAGAAGATTTTTACCAATGTCTGGGGACTGGATATAACACCTGATGGGAAGCACGTGGCCGCCGAGGTCAGGATGGGTCTTTACGATTACACCATCGCCATGGACGGAGAGACTTGGGCCGAGAAATTCAGTTGCGCCTGGGAGCCTATATTCCGGCCTAAAATAAGCGATGCCTTGGCCATTGCGCCGGTGCGGGCGGCCGGCAAATGGACGTTGGCATCCAATGGCAAGCCGGTCTGGGACAGTAAATTCGTGCAGTGCTGGCATCAGACGTACAGCCCGGACGGCAGAAAACTGGCGGCCATTGTAGCCCCGTCTTTTGGACAATGGACGGTAGCTATTGACGGCAAACCGTGGGCAACCACATTTAATGAATTGGTTACGGATCTCACCTTCAGCCCGGACGGCAATCGTTTGGCAGCCATTGCCAAGGACGACGGTCACTGGAAGATAGTGGTGGATGGTACGCCCTGGCCGGCGATGTACGATATGGTATGGCCGCCGGTATTCAGTCCCGATGGTAGTAAGGTGGCGTCCAAGGTAGAGAAAGGCGGCAAATATACGATTGCGTTGAATGGAAAGCCCTGGCGTGAATGCGAGGCCCTCTGGAGTCCGGTCTTCAGCCCGGACGGAAAGAAGGTCTTGGTTCGATGCATAGAGGATGGCAAATACTATCGCCGTATCGTGCCGATATCAGAATTTTAG
- a CDS encoding (Fe-S)-binding protein: MAVPATKLKEQKEIIDVGLEEGAARLTYERIEQVINRVITGEMAARMKVYVDTCIHCGMCSTACHYYLSHGTPEWAPVGKVKQTMWEILEKKGRVSPEFIKRASIIASTECNVCRRCSMYCPYGIDIAYIMATVRRICHLLGVTPQYIQDTAHSHSATMNQMWVKEDEWIDTLQWQEGEAQAEIPSLRIPLDKEGADIMYSVIGPEPKFRAQLIYQAAILMTAAGVNWTMPSGPGWDNSDMAMFTGDFETMGRVKRTHFETAANLRVKKIVMGECGHAFRSVYDVGNRWLGWKMPPIPVIHATQFYYELLKEGKIKIARKFKEPVTLHDPCNIVRGRGLHEMMRYLVNATCENFVEMYPNREHNHCCCAGGGVINCGPPWKTKRVESNSTKAEQLAATGVHICIAPCHNCHGGLEDIINYYKLNMHVMFFIDILMKTMEIPDSLKA, from the coding sequence ATGGCAGTACCTGCAACCAAGTTAAAGGAACAAAAAGAGATAATAGATGTAGGCCTGGAGGAAGGGGCGGCCAGGCTTACGTATGAAAGGATAGAACAGGTCATAAACCGCGTGATTACGGGTGAGATGGCGGCGCGTATGAAGGTCTATGTGGATACCTGTATCCACTGTGGTATGTGCTCCACGGCCTGTCATTATTACCTTTCCCATGGGACTCCCGAATGGGCGCCGGTAGGTAAGGTCAAACAGACCATGTGGGAGATACTGGAGAAGAAGGGCAGGGTAAGCCCGGAATTTATAAAGAGGGCCTCGATAATCGCCTCTACAGAATGTAATGTATGCCGGCGCTGCAGTATGTATTGTCCCTATGGTATTGATATAGCCTATATCATGGCCACCGTTCGGCGCATCTGTCATCTCTTGGGGGTAACTCCCCAATATATTCAGGATACGGCCCACAGCCACTCCGCGACCATGAACCAGATGTGGGTGAAAGAGGATGAGTGGATAGACACCCTCCAGTGGCAGGAAGGAGAGGCCCAGGCCGAGATACCCAGTCTACGTATCCCGCTCGACAAAGAGGGGGCGGACATTATGTATTCGGTCATCGGCCCTGAACCCAAATTCCGTGCCCAGCTCATATATCAGGCCGCGATCCTTATGACAGCAGCAGGAGTAAACTGGACTATGCCGTCTGGTCCCGGCTGGGATAACAGTGATATGGCCATGTTTACCGGCGACTTTGAGACGATGGGGCGCGTGAAGAGGACCCATTTTGAGACCGCTGCGAATCTCAGGGTGAAAAAAATCGTCATGGGTGAATGCGGTCATGCCTTTCGTTCTGTCTATGACGTGGGCAACCGGTGGCTGGGTTGGAAGATGCCGCCCATTCCGGTCATCCATGCCACGCAGTTCTATTATGAACTGCTCAAGGAGGGTAAGATCAAGATAGCGAGAAAGTTCAAGGAACCGGTTACCCTGCATGACCCGTGTAATATCGTCCGGGGACGCGGGCTCCATGAGATGATGCGTTATTTAGTCAATGCTACCTGTGAGAATTTTGTAGAGATGTATCCCAACCGGGAACACAACCATTGTTGTTGCGCCGGTGGAGGCGTAATTAACTGTGGACCGCCCTGGAAGACCAAACGTGTAGAGTCCAACAGTACCAAGGCAGAGCAGTTGGCGGCTACCGGGGTGCACATTTGCATTGCGCCCTGCCACAACTGCCACGGAGGGCTCGAAGACATTATTAATTACTATAAACTAAATATGCACGTCATGTTCTTTATCGATATATTGATGAAGACTATGGAGATTCCAGATTCGTTGAAGGCGTAG
- a CDS encoding nitrate reductase, producing MQGIYEFVRGPLLWLTFIVFIGGSLYKLIPMYYLLKKKEAFVLSYMSLKYSLRSILHWIIPFASANMRQRPIMTVMSFVFHICLLVTPILLLSHIVLWDESWNLSWWALPDWIADIMTLVVIGACVFFAFRRQILPEVKYVTSAADYVILAVTAAPFITGFLAYHQWIEYRTMLILHILSGEIMLMAIPFTRLVHMFYFWFTRAYTGSEFGGVRHARDW from the coding sequence ATGCAGGGTATTTATGAGTTTGTGCGGGGTCCGCTACTGTGGTTAACCTTTATCGTTTTCATCGGAGGCAGCCTGTATAAGCTGATTCCAATGTATTATTTACTCAAAAAGAAAGAGGCCTTTGTCCTGAGCTATATGAGTCTCAAATATAGCCTGCGCTCCATCCTGCACTGGATCATACCTTTTGCCAGCGCAAATATGAGGCAGCGACCGATAATGACCGTTATGTCTTTTGTCTTTCATATCTGTCTCCTGGTGACACCTATTTTACTCCTTTCACATATTGTCCTCTGGGACGAATCGTGGAACCTAAGCTGGTGGGCGCTGCCGGATTGGATTGCCGACATCATGACCCTTGTGGTCATTGGCGCCTGCGTTTTCTTTGCTTTCCGGAGACAGATACTTCCCGAGGTGAAATATGTAACTTCTGCCGCGGATTACGTGATACTGGCCGTTACCGCCGCTCCGTTTATCACCGGCTTCCTGGCTTACCATCAGTGGATCGAGTACAGGACTATGCTTATTCTGCATATTCTGTCCGGGGAGATTATGTTGATGGCCATCCCCTTCACCCGGTTGGTCCATATGTTCTACTTCTGGTTTACCAGGGCCTATACGGGTTCTGAGTTTGGCGGCGTACGGCACGCCAGAGATTGGTAA
- a CDS encoding C-GCAxxG-C-C family protein: MPSRAYINEEVKKAAARGLLCSQIVIDIGLGELGIYSHDVVKAAGGLVGAMGFQGVTCGALTGAGCLLTFAAVDKIDRGVYLLIEEMEARFNELICKYPGNTCADILDHDTSKIPTEVCYPLIVGAIHITLELLETVGLTRQIRDEQELESSLILAGSRASLE, encoded by the coding sequence ATGCCATCACGTGCATACATTAACGAAGAGGTAAAAAAGGCGGCAGCACGGGGTCTTCTGTGTAGCCAGATCGTTATTGATATCGGCCTCGGCGAACTGGGCATCTACAGCCATGATGTGGTCAAGGCCGCCGGCGGACTGGTTGGGGCCATGGGCTTTCAAGGGGTAACCTGCGGCGCCCTGACCGGAGCGGGCTGTCTCTTAACCTTTGCTGCCGTGGATAAGATAGATAGAGGCGTTTATCTGTTGATCGAAGAGATGGAGGCCCGATTTAATGAATTAATCTGCAAATATCCGGGGAATACGTGCGCCGATATCCTGGATCATGATACCTCAAAAATACCAACTGAGGTCTGCTACCCACTTATTGTCGGTGCGATTCATATCACCCTGGAGTTACTGGAAACCGTAGGGCTAACAAGACAAATAAGAGACGAACAGGAATTGGAATCCAGCCTGATCCTGGCAGGCAGCCGGGCTAGCCTCGAGTAA
- a CDS encoding sigma 54-interacting transcriptional regulator — MPFQKQPDCKHEIILDSIADGVFTVDLEWKITSFNCAAEKITGIPREEAMGRLCSDVFRANICETDCALKKTMLTKRQIINKPVYIINNRGKKIPISVSTAVFKDERGKIIGGVETFRDLSMVEELRKELTKRHRLDDIISKNHEMQKIFAILPEIAASESTVLIEGPSGSGKELFAKAIHNLSQRRKRPFVAVNCAAMPDTLLESELFGYVAGAFTDAKKNKPGRFALAQGGTVFLDEISDISPALQIRLLRVLQEKEFEPLGGTRPIKADVRVLVSTNKSLEVLVKEGRFREDLYYRINVMKIILPPLLERKEDIPLLIDHIIDRFNRLRGKDISGVSEETLVILMHHDYPGNVRELENIIEHAFILCKSGLINPSHLPSCLIPKESGQMFAQVEDTPGRANLSAPADLPMARPVRASLTAMERRFIYEILMSNNWNRLATARELGINKTTLWRKMKKLNISAPKLGQG, encoded by the coding sequence ATGCCGTTCCAAAAACAACCGGATTGCAAACACGAGATTATCTTAGACAGCATAGCGGATGGTGTATTTACCGTAGATCTGGAATGGAAGATTACTTCCTTCAATTGTGCGGCTGAGAAGATTACCGGCATACCAAGAGAAGAGGCCATGGGCCGCTTATGCAGCGATGTCTTTCGGGCCAATATATGCGAGACGGATTGCGCCTTAAAAAAAACTATGCTGACCAAGAGGCAAATCATCAATAAGCCTGTCTATATAATAAACAACCGCGGTAAAAAGATTCCAATAAGCGTCAGCACGGCTGTATTTAAAGATGAACGCGGGAAAATCATAGGCGGTGTGGAGACCTTCCGGGACCTTTCTATGGTTGAGGAACTGCGAAAGGAATTGACCAAACGTCACCGTCTGGACGACATTATCAGCAAAAATCACGAGATGCAGAAGATTTTTGCCATCCTGCCGGAAATAGCCGCCAGTGAAAGCACCGTCCTTATCGAAGGCCCCAGCGGCTCCGGCAAGGAACTCTTTGCCAAGGCCATTCATAATCTAAGTCAGCGCCGCAAAAGGCCGTTTGTTGCGGTAAACTGTGCTGCTATGCCGGATACACTTTTGGAATCGGAGCTTTTTGGTTACGTGGCCGGGGCCTTTACCGATGCCAAGAAGAATAAGCCGGGCAGATTTGCCCTGGCCCAGGGGGGGACCGTCTTCCTGGATGAAATCAGCGACATTTCTCCGGCCCTTCAGATTCGGCTCTTGCGGGTCCTGCAGGAAAAGGAATTTGAACCCCTGGGGGGTACAAGACCAATTAAGGCCGATGTGCGTGTACTGGTCTCCACCAACAAAAGCCTGGAAGTCCTGGTGAAAGAAGGAAGATTTCGGGAGGACCTCTACTACCGCATCAACGTGATGAAGATCATCCTGCCGCCACTTTTGGAACGGAAAGAGGATATACCCCTCTTGATTGACCACATAATCGATCGTTTTAACCGGTTACGAGGAAAGGATATCTCCGGGGTGTCGGAAGAGACACTAGTCATCCTTATGCATCATGATTACCCCGGAAATGTTCGCGAACTGGAAAACATAATTGAACATGCCTTTATACTTTGCAAGTCTGGACTTATTAACCCAAGCCACTTGCCCTCCTGTCTCATACCAAAAGAGTCGGGCCAAATGTTCGCCCAGGTCGAAGATACGCCTGGGCGTGCGAATCTGTCCGCCCCAGCGGATCTGCCTATGGCACGACCGGTAAGGGCCAGTTTAACTGCCATGGAACGCCGGTTTATTTATGAGATCCTTATGAGTAACAATTGGAACCGGTTGGCCACAGCCCGGGAGCTTGGTATCAATAAAACCACATTATGGCGTAAAATGAAGAAGCTGAATATCAGTGCGCCGAAGCTAGGTCAGGGGTGA